One Streptomyces sp. NBC_01217 genomic region harbors:
- a CDS encoding O-antigen ligase family protein has protein sequence MTIAPAGRGRTRERGNASDVAGAVILAACAIWSLISAAGHETGPEGVLLALLAVAAGFACGRICGTLLPVATATVAAVGALLMGLLSRHGMPGATATVDTAPGHTGAAAALLVLAAGAACCAAAAARQAPLRFTLRLLAFGTACAALQLRSVAGFAAALGVLLCSLAAARMRQRLLGLAGLALATGLVVGMSWAVAADTLPQGLMVSLEGPLTANRVQLWQDALELAHEHPVLGVGPGRFAELSPTVEQTVRSDGRPHSAPLQQAAEQGVVGVVLLGSAFGWLLYVLWRSPRTTAVVLTAGAALAALAVLASVGNALSFTPVTAGAGLLAGLASARRPIGDGTTGADGARGAGGTAHGPRGRARRARPTDRTPL, from the coding sequence GTGACGATTGCACCAGCGGGGCGGGGCCGGACGCGGGAACGCGGCAACGCCTCCGACGTGGCCGGGGCCGTGATTCTCGCCGCCTGCGCGATCTGGTCGTTGATCAGCGCCGCCGGGCACGAGACCGGACCGGAGGGTGTGCTGCTGGCTCTGCTCGCCGTCGCCGCGGGCTTCGCCTGCGGACGGATCTGCGGAACGCTGCTGCCGGTGGCGACCGCCACGGTCGCCGCGGTCGGGGCGCTCCTCATGGGCCTCCTCTCGCGCCATGGCATGCCGGGCGCCACGGCCACGGTGGACACGGCGCCCGGTCACACCGGGGCCGCCGCCGCACTGCTGGTGCTCGCAGCGGGCGCCGCGTGCTGCGCGGCGGCGGCGGCCCGGCAGGCACCGCTGCGGTTCACCCTGCGGCTGCTGGCGTTCGGTACGGCCTGCGCCGCGCTGCAGCTGCGCTCGGTGGCCGGATTCGCCGCGGCACTCGGGGTGCTGCTCTGTTCGCTGGCCGCAGCCCGCATGCGGCAGCGGCTGCTCGGTCTCGCCGGGCTCGCGCTGGCCACCGGCCTCGTCGTCGGCATGTCATGGGCGGTCGCCGCGGACACTCTGCCCCAGGGCCTCATGGTGTCCCTGGAGGGTCCGCTCACCGCGAACCGGGTGCAGCTGTGGCAGGACGCGCTGGAGCTGGCCCACGAGCATCCGGTTCTGGGCGTCGGCCCCGGGCGGTTCGCCGAACTGAGCCCGACCGTGGAGCAGACCGTCCGCTCCGACGGCAGACCGCACTCGGCGCCGCTGCAGCAGGCGGCCGAGCAGGGGGTGGTCGGGGTGGTGCTGCTGGGCTCGGCCTTCGGCTGGCTGCTGTACGTGCTGTGGCGGTCGCCCCGCACCACGGCCGTCGTTCTGACTGCGGGGGCCGCGCTGGCCGCACTCGCGGTGCTGGCGAGCGTCGGCAATGCCCTCAGCTTCACGCCGGTGACCGCGGGGGCGGGGCTGCTCGCGGGGCTGGCATCGGCCCGGCGGCCCATCGGCGACGGTACGACGGGGGCGGACGGGGCGCGTGGTGCGGGCGGGACCGCCCATGGTCCTCGTGGCAGAGCCCGCCGCGCGCGGCCGACGGACCGCACCCCGCTCTGA
- a CDS encoding glutamate racemase, with translation MKIALMDSGIGLLAAAAAVRRLRPDADLVLSSDPGSMPWGPRTPEDVTARALAVARAAAAHRPDALIVACNTASVHALPALRAELEPALPVIGTVPAIKPSVADGGPVAIWATPATTGSPYQRGLIREFARSVAVTEVPCPGLADAVEHADEAAIDRAIGAAAALTPRDVRAVVLGCTHYELVAERIRAAVRQPVLPPAALHGSAGAVAAQALRRIGAEPAPSAEPTASLTVLLGGRTGDLPQAALAYAEGQLLGAVSPAR, from the coding sequence GTGAAGATCGCGCTCATGGACTCCGGAATCGGCCTGCTCGCGGCGGCCGCCGCCGTACGCCGACTGAGGCCCGACGCCGATCTGGTGCTCTCCAGCGACCCCGGCAGCATGCCCTGGGGGCCGCGTACCCCCGAGGATGTCACCGCGCGCGCGCTGGCTGTGGCCCGCGCGGCCGCCGCTCACCGGCCCGACGCACTGATCGTCGCCTGCAACACGGCCTCCGTACACGCACTGCCGGCGCTCCGCGCCGAGCTGGAGCCGGCGTTGCCGGTCATCGGCACCGTTCCCGCGATCAAGCCGTCCGTCGCCGATGGCGGCCCCGTCGCGATCTGGGCGACGCCCGCCACCACGGGCAGCCCGTACCAGCGCGGTCTCATCCGGGAATTCGCCCGCTCCGTCGCCGTCACCGAGGTCCCATGCCCGGGTCTCGCCGACGCCGTGGAGCACGCGGACGAAGCGGCGATCGACCGGGCCATCGGGGCGGCCGCCGCACTCACCCCGCGCGATGTGCGAGCCGTGGTCCTGGGGTGCACCCATTACGAACTGGTCGCCGAACGCATCCGTGCGGCGGTGCGGCAGCCCGTTCTGCCTCCCGCCGCACTGCACGGCTCCGCCGGTGCCGTCGCCGCCCAGGCACTGCGCCGGATCGGGGCCGAACCCGCTCCGTCGGCCGAACCCACCGCGAGTCTCACCGTCCTCCTCGGCGGACGCACCGGCGACCTGCCACAGGCCGCTCTGGCCTACGCGGAAGGGCAGCTGCTGGGGGCCGTCAGCCCCGCCCGCTGA
- a CDS encoding glycosyltransferase produces the protein MSAVAWIAVGSLAAWVWLLLGQGFFWRTDQRLPRREAPERWPFVAIVVPARDEADMLPVSLPSLLAQDYPGAAEIFLVDDCSKDGTGDVARALSVRHGGLPVTVVSPGEPEPGWTGKLWAVRHGISLARAREPEYLLLTDADIAHEPDSLRELVAAAESGGFDMVSQMARLRVSSVWERLVVPAFVYFFSQLYPFRWVNRARARTAAAAGGCVLLRTEAADRARVPESIRQAVIDDVSLARAVQRSGGRIWLGLAERVDSVRPYPRLADLWRMVSRSAYAQLRHSPLLLLGTVLGLALVYLAPPVTLVAGLLGGAPVAAWAGGLAWAVMAGSYMPMLGYYRQSLWLAPLLPFTAVLYLLMTVDSAVQHHRGRGAAWKGRTYARPEAAPDR, from the coding sequence ATGAGCGCCGTTGCCTGGATCGCCGTGGGTTCGCTGGCCGCATGGGTGTGGCTGCTGCTGGGACAGGGGTTCTTCTGGCGGACCGACCAGCGGCTGCCACGCCGCGAGGCCCCGGAGCGCTGGCCCTTTGTGGCGATCGTCGTGCCCGCACGTGACGAGGCCGACATGCTTCCGGTGAGCCTGCCATCACTGCTGGCGCAGGACTATCCGGGGGCCGCGGAGATCTTCCTCGTCGACGACTGCAGCAAGGACGGCACCGGAGATGTCGCCCGGGCCCTGTCCGTACGGCACGGAGGCCTGCCCGTGACGGTGGTGTCGCCCGGTGAGCCGGAGCCGGGCTGGACGGGCAAGCTCTGGGCCGTGCGGCACGGGATCTCGCTGGCCCGGGCCCGGGAACCGGAGTATCTGCTGCTCACGGACGCCGATATCGCCCATGAGCCGGACAGTCTGCGGGAGCTGGTCGCCGCCGCCGAGTCGGGCGGCTTCGACATGGTCTCGCAGATGGCCCGGTTGCGGGTGTCGAGTGTCTGGGAGCGGCTGGTCGTGCCGGCCTTCGTCTACTTCTTCTCACAGCTCTATCCGTTCCGGTGGGTGAACCGGGCGCGGGCCCGGACGGCCGCGGCGGCCGGCGGCTGCGTGCTGCTGCGGACGGAGGCGGCGGACCGGGCGCGGGTGCCGGAGTCGATCCGGCAGGCGGTGATCGACGATGTGTCGCTGGCGCGGGCGGTGCAGCGCAGTGGCGGGCGGATCTGGCTGGGGCTCGCGGAGCGGGTGGACAGCGTGCGGCCGTATCCGCGGCTGGCGGATCTGTGGCGGATGGTGTCGCGGAGCGCGTACGCCCAGTTGCGGCACAGTCCGCTGCTGCTCCTGGGGACGGTGCTGGGGCTCGCGCTGGTCTATCTCGCGCCGCCGGTCACGCTCGTCGCCGGGCTGCTGGGCGGTGCGCCGGTGGCTGCGTGGGCGGGCGGGCTGGCGTGGGCGGTGATGGCCGGGTCGTACATGCCGATGCTGGGCTACTACCGGCAGTCGCTCTGGCTGGCGCCGCTGCTGCCGTTCACCGCGGTGCTGTATCTGCTGATGACGGTCGATTCGGCGGTGCAGCACCACCGGGGCCGGGGCGCGGCCTGGAAGGGGCGTACATACGCCCGTCCCGAGGCCGCGCCGGACCGCTGA
- a CDS encoding TerD family protein, whose amino-acid sequence MGASMTMLKGTNVPVAAQAVRVELGWRTSPGTPDVDGSAILLVSGKVRNDADFVFYNQPSHASGAVRHEGKRTSGDGATDSLAVDLARIEPVIERVVLAASADGGTFGQVTGLYVRITDVADGSEIARFDSADATVETAFILGELYRRQGSWKFRAVGQGYGTGLEGLATDFGISVDEPQQSQQPQQSQPYQKPLPPQQPPHGTRVDQLPPPPPVLSPAPPTAPPAPPAPPAAQPVRLSKVTLTKDAPSVSLAKQGGTSGTLRVNLNWEVRKQFKGWGSKLGRAVANHADLDLDLCALYELTDGRKGVVQALGNAFGALRQPPYIHLDGDDRTGAVSTGENLTVNLDQKGKLRRVLIFVTIYEGARSFADLHATVTLQPQHGAPIDFSLDECTVPSTVCALALLTNNGGDLTVQREARYLVPERGVSPQRTIDYAYGWGMNWTPGRK is encoded by the coding sequence ATGGGGGCGAGCATGACCATGCTAAAGGGAACCAATGTTCCGGTGGCGGCTCAGGCCGTGCGGGTCGAATTGGGGTGGCGCACCTCCCCGGGGACACCGGATGTGGACGGCTCGGCGATCCTTCTCGTATCGGGAAAGGTGCGCAACGACGCGGACTTCGTCTTTTACAACCAGCCCTCCCACGCATCCGGTGCGGTACGCCACGAGGGCAAGCGGACCTCCGGCGACGGGGCGACGGACAGCCTCGCGGTGGATCTGGCGCGCATCGAGCCGGTCATCGAGCGTGTGGTCCTGGCGGCCTCCGCGGACGGCGGCACCTTCGGACAGGTGACGGGACTGTACGTACGGATCACGGACGTGGCGGACGGCTCGGAGATCGCGCGCTTCGACAGCGCGGACGCGACGGTGGAGACCGCATTCATTCTCGGGGAGCTCTACCGCCGCCAGGGCTCCTGGAAATTCCGCGCCGTCGGCCAGGGATACGGCACCGGCCTCGAAGGTCTCGCGACGGACTTCGGTATTTCCGTCGATGAGCCGCAGCAGTCCCAGCAGCCGCAACAGTCTCAGCCGTATCAGAAGCCCCTGCCGCCTCAACAGCCCCCGCACGGAACGCGGGTTGACCAGCTTCCGCCACCCCCGCCGGTGCTTTCGCCCGCACCGCCGACGGCGCCCCCGGCGCCTCCCGCACCTCCTGCCGCCCAGCCCGTCCGGCTGTCCAAGGTGACACTCACCAAGGACGCTCCATCGGTCTCCCTCGCCAAACAGGGCGGCACTTCGGGAACCCTCCGAGTCAATCTCAACTGGGAAGTGCGCAAACAGTTCAAGGGCTGGGGAAGCAAACTCGGCAGGGCGGTCGCCAACCACGCGGATCTCGATCTTGATCTCTGCGCCCTCTACGAACTCACCGACGGCCGCAAGGGAGTCGTGCAGGCCCTCGGAAACGCGTTCGGCGCACTCCGGCAGCCGCCGTATATCCATCTCGACGGAGACGACCGCACCGGGGCCGTCTCCACCGGTGAGAACCTCACGGTCAACCTCGACCAGAAGGGCAAGCTCCGTCGCGTCCTGATCTTCGTCACCATCTATGAGGGCGCCCGGAGTTTCGCCGATCTCCATGCCACTGTCACCCTCCAGCCGCAGCACGGTGCCCCGATCGACTTCTCACTGGACGAATGCACCGTGCCGTCCACCGTCTGCGCCCTCGCGCTCCTCACCAACAACGGGGGAGACCTCACGGTCCAGCGCGAGGCCCGCTATCTCGTACCCGAGCGCGGGGTGAGCCCGCAGCGCACCATCGACTACGCCTACGGATGGGGCATGAACTGGACACCCGGCCGTAAGTGA
- a CDS encoding DUF6643 family protein, translated as MTSPRSTYGGGYYAAPSFPDTPIYDSLVAERGTPQIAPIRVPAAYDTGNSYLPALPAALPALPPAPSQPTQSYGYPQPAQQGYAPMQPAQLQQTPAPYIPQQPTAARGGYQAPYPQQQRPAPGTGYEAMRPASPRPAPAPSPYEDPYNRPYQGRGY; from the coding sequence ATGACCTCCCCCCGCTCCACCTACGGCGGCGGCTACTACGCCGCACCGTCGTTCCCCGACACTCCGATCTACGACTCCCTGGTCGCGGAGCGGGGTACCCCTCAGATCGCTCCGATCCGAGTGCCTGCCGCCTATGACACCGGCAACAGCTATCTGCCGGCTCTCCCGGCGGCCCTGCCGGCCCTTCCCCCGGCACCTTCCCAGCCCACCCAGTCCTACGGCTACCCGCAGCCGGCCCAGCAGGGTTATGCGCCGATGCAGCCCGCACAGTTGCAGCAGACCCCGGCGCCGTACATCCCGCAGCAGCCGACCGCGGCCCGCGGTGGGTACCAGGCGCCCTATCCGCAGCAGCAGCGGCCCGCGCCCGGCACCGGCTACGAGGCGATGCGTCCGGCGTCGCCGCGCCCCGCCCCGGCGCCCTCGCCCTACGAGGACCCGTACAACCGCCCGTACCAGGGCCGGGGGTACTGA
- a CDS encoding Rv1733c family protein, whose product MRAVTGVWRWRRNPLRRATDRCEAWVALVALLLMLLAAPAVGWVCGSLTDDALQKSVRAQQAKRHATTAVVLRRARGTAHFATDPEVSSERTTQTAVVARWKAPDGTDRRGTVTTTSHRTGPGAEVEIWTDLEGRPALRPMDAPTAHTHAVLAGFGVMLLAVGLIEGGRRLIVWHMVRGRYIRIDRAWSKAGPDWGRTGTGS is encoded by the coding sequence GTGCGAGCGGTTACGGGAGTGTGGCGCTGGCGGCGCAATCCCCTGCGCCGCGCCACCGACCGGTGCGAGGCATGGGTGGCTCTTGTCGCGCTGCTCCTCATGCTGCTGGCCGCGCCGGCAGTGGGCTGGGTGTGCGGTTCGCTCACCGACGACGCCCTGCAGAAATCGGTGCGGGCCCAGCAGGCCAAGCGTCATGCCACGACCGCGGTCGTGCTGCGCCGGGCGCGGGGCACGGCGCATTTCGCCACCGATCCCGAGGTGTCCTCGGAGCGCACCACGCAGACCGCGGTGGTGGCGCGCTGGAAGGCCCCGGACGGCACGGACCGCCGCGGTACGGTGACCACCACCTCCCACAGGACGGGTCCCGGGGCCGAGGTGGAGATCTGGACGGACCTCGAAGGACGCCCCGCGCTGCGGCCCATGGATGCTCCGACGGCCCATACGCATGCGGTGCTGGCCGGGTTCGGGGTGATGTTGCTCGCCGTCGGTCTGATCGAGGGCGGCAGGCGTCTGATCGTCTGGCACATGGTGCGGGGGCGGTACATCCGGATCGACCGGGCCTGGTCGAAGGCCGGTCCGGACTGGGGCAGGACCGGAACCGGCAGCTGA